Proteins from a single region of Corvus hawaiiensis isolate bCorHaw1 chromosome 6, bCorHaw1.pri.cur, whole genome shotgun sequence:
- the TPH1 gene encoding tryptophan 5-hydroxylase 1 isoform X1 translates to MHPAPRRGGSLEAAPSPRDPAGQLNKSAYMMVEDNKENEDHASERGRTAIIFSLKNEVGGLVKALKLFQEKHVNLVHIESRKSKRRNSEFEIFVDCDSNREQLNEIFQLLKSHVNIVSVSPTEHFNVQEDDMENIPWFPKKISDLDKCANRVLMYGSDLDADHPGFKDNVYRKRRKYFADLAMNYKHGDPIPKIEFTEEEIKTWGTVYRELNNLYPTYACREYLKNLPLLSKHCEYREDNIPQLEDVSRFLKERTGFTIRPVAGYLSPRDFLAGLAFRVFHCTQYVRHSSDPLYTPEPDTCHELLGHVPLLAEPSFAQFSQEIGLASLGASDEAVQKLATCYFFTVEFGLCKQEGQLRVYGAGLLSSISELKHSLSDSAKVKPFDPKVTCKQECLITTFQEVYFVSESFEEAKEKMREFAKTIKRPFGVKYNPYTQSVQILKDTKSIASVVNELRHELDIVSDALSKMGKQLEV, encoded by the exons ATGcaccccgcgccccgccgcggCGGATCCCTGGAGGCGGCGCCGAGCCCGCGGGACCCCGCCGGGCAG TTAAATAAGTCAGCTTACATGATGGTTGAAGATAATAAAGAGAATGAAGACCATGCATCTGAAAGAGGAAGGACAGCcataattttttccttgaagaatGAAGTTGGAGGACTTGTAAAAGCATTAAAACTCTTTCAG GAGAAGCATGTAAATCTGGTACACATTGAGTCACGGAAGTCCAAGAGACGAAATTCTGAGTTTGAGATCTTCGTGGACTGTGACAGTAACAGGGAGCAACTGAACGAGATCTTCCAGCTCCTGAAATCCCATGTCAACATTGTATCTGTGAGCCCAACAGAGCATTTCAATGTCCAGGAAGATG ACATGGAGAACATTCCCTGGTTTCCGAAGAAGATCTCAGATTTGGATAAGTGTGCAAACCGGGTGCTGATGTACGGGTCTGACTTAGATGCTGACCATCCT GGTTTCAAAGACAATGTCTATCGCAAGAGGCGAAAGTATTTTGCAGACCTGGCTATGAACTACAAACA TGGTGACCCAATTCCCAAGATTGAATTCACTGAGGAGGAGATCAAGACTTGGGGGACTGTGTACCGAGAGCTTAACAATCTTTACCCAACTTATGCCTGCAGAGAGTACCTTAAAAACCTCCCTTTGCTCAGCAAACACTGTGAGTACAGGGAAGACAATATCCCCCAGCTGGAAGATGTGTCCCGTTTCCTGAAAG AGCGTACAGGCTTCACCATTCGCCCCGTTGCTGGATATTTGTCACCCAGAGACTTCTTGGCAGGATTAGCATTCCGAGTTTTTCACTGCACTCAATATGTCAGACACAGCTCGGACCCCCTCTATACACCAGAGCC tgaTACCTGCCATGAGCTCCTAGGCCATGTCCCTCTTTTGGCTGAACCCAGTTTTGCTCAGTTCTCCCAGGAAATTGGTCTTGCATCACTTGGGGCATCAGATGAAGCTGTCCAAAAACTGGCAACG tgCTACTTCTTCACGGTAGAGTTTGGCTTGTGCAAGCAAGAGGGACAGCTACGAGTTTATGGGGCTGGCTTGCTCTCTTCAATTAGTGAGCTCAAG CACTCACTCTCTGACAGCGCCAAAGTCAAGCCTTTTGATCCAAAGGTCACCTGCAAGCAAGAATGTCTCATCACAACTTTCCAGGAGGTTTACTTTGTTTCTGAAAGTTTTGAAGAAGCTAAGGAAAAGATGAG AGAGTTTGCAAAAACCATCAAGCGCCCCTTTGGGGTGAAGTACAATCCCTACACTCAGAGTGTGCAGATCCTGAAAGACACGAAAAGCATCGCCAGCGTGGTGAACGAGCTGCGCCACGAGCTGGACATTGTCAGCGATGCCCTCAGCAAGATGGGCAAGCAGCTGGAAGTTTAA
- the TPH1 gene encoding tryptophan 5-hydroxylase 1 isoform X2 — protein MMVEDNKENEDHASERGRTAIIFSLKNEVGGLVKALKLFQEKHVNLVHIESRKSKRRNSEFEIFVDCDSNREQLNEIFQLLKSHVNIVSVSPTEHFNVQEDDMENIPWFPKKISDLDKCANRVLMYGSDLDADHPGFKDNVYRKRRKYFADLAMNYKHGDPIPKIEFTEEEIKTWGTVYRELNNLYPTYACREYLKNLPLLSKHCEYREDNIPQLEDVSRFLKERTGFTIRPVAGYLSPRDFLAGLAFRVFHCTQYVRHSSDPLYTPEPDTCHELLGHVPLLAEPSFAQFSQEIGLASLGASDEAVQKLATCYFFTVEFGLCKQEGQLRVYGAGLLSSISELKHSLSDSAKVKPFDPKVTCKQECLITTFQEVYFVSESFEEAKEKMREFAKTIKRPFGVKYNPYTQSVQILKDTKSIASVVNELRHELDIVSDALSKMGKQLEV, from the exons ATGATGGTTGAAGATAATAAAGAGAATGAAGACCATGCATCTGAAAGAGGAAGGACAGCcataattttttccttgaagaatGAAGTTGGAGGACTTGTAAAAGCATTAAAACTCTTTCAG GAGAAGCATGTAAATCTGGTACACATTGAGTCACGGAAGTCCAAGAGACGAAATTCTGAGTTTGAGATCTTCGTGGACTGTGACAGTAACAGGGAGCAACTGAACGAGATCTTCCAGCTCCTGAAATCCCATGTCAACATTGTATCTGTGAGCCCAACAGAGCATTTCAATGTCCAGGAAGATG ACATGGAGAACATTCCCTGGTTTCCGAAGAAGATCTCAGATTTGGATAAGTGTGCAAACCGGGTGCTGATGTACGGGTCTGACTTAGATGCTGACCATCCT GGTTTCAAAGACAATGTCTATCGCAAGAGGCGAAAGTATTTTGCAGACCTGGCTATGAACTACAAACA TGGTGACCCAATTCCCAAGATTGAATTCACTGAGGAGGAGATCAAGACTTGGGGGACTGTGTACCGAGAGCTTAACAATCTTTACCCAACTTATGCCTGCAGAGAGTACCTTAAAAACCTCCCTTTGCTCAGCAAACACTGTGAGTACAGGGAAGACAATATCCCCCAGCTGGAAGATGTGTCCCGTTTCCTGAAAG AGCGTACAGGCTTCACCATTCGCCCCGTTGCTGGATATTTGTCACCCAGAGACTTCTTGGCAGGATTAGCATTCCGAGTTTTTCACTGCACTCAATATGTCAGACACAGCTCGGACCCCCTCTATACACCAGAGCC tgaTACCTGCCATGAGCTCCTAGGCCATGTCCCTCTTTTGGCTGAACCCAGTTTTGCTCAGTTCTCCCAGGAAATTGGTCTTGCATCACTTGGGGCATCAGATGAAGCTGTCCAAAAACTGGCAACG tgCTACTTCTTCACGGTAGAGTTTGGCTTGTGCAAGCAAGAGGGACAGCTACGAGTTTATGGGGCTGGCTTGCTCTCTTCAATTAGTGAGCTCAAG CACTCACTCTCTGACAGCGCCAAAGTCAAGCCTTTTGATCCAAAGGTCACCTGCAAGCAAGAATGTCTCATCACAACTTTCCAGGAGGTTTACTTTGTTTCTGAAAGTTTTGAAGAAGCTAAGGAAAAGATGAG AGAGTTTGCAAAAACCATCAAGCGCCCCTTTGGGGTGAAGTACAATCCCTACACTCAGAGTGTGCAGATCCTGAAAGACACGAAAAGCATCGCCAGCGTGGTGAACGAGCTGCGCCACGAGCTGGACATTGTCAGCGATGCCCTCAGCAAGATGGGCAAGCAGCTGGAAGTTTAA